In Silvanigrella paludirubra, one DNA window encodes the following:
- the lgt gene encoding prolipoprotein diacylglyceryl transferase, producing MTPSQSYWTFDLSPYVFQVKNINFNWVTTWWGILLLLAVFGGGLFFTWTQSKKLKTSEKLNKNPENTSLLSKKIQNIELIQTILIYSLAIVSILFVLQIMKINWGLRWYSTMYLIGFISVYVGCMIWIRKRTLMLTEGMLMNLITLCIIGMLIGARAAYVFVYNWDFYKTRPLDAIATWEGGLSFHGGIIGVSLAILYYCRKYKIPFFHLTDKLVRVIPIGIGMGRIGNFLNGELWGRPIEGNVPWAIIFPEGGAVARHPSQIYQSLGEGWGLFITLYIISRWKQKEGTISACFVIFYCLYRFIVEYFRAADAQISYLYLSNFSWAPLNAYPNASWWQILTMGQILCLCFLISGLIMLYFTRKNILEYSSEWTKRIEEFHKMHAAENSKK from the coding sequence ATGACACCTTCACAATCTTATTGGACATTTGACTTAAGTCCCTATGTTTTTCAAGTTAAGAACATAAATTTTAATTGGGTAACAACTTGGTGGGGCATTTTATTGCTTCTTGCTGTTTTTGGGGGAGGTTTATTTTTTACATGGACTCAATCCAAAAAGTTAAAAACGAGTGAAAAACTAAACAAAAATCCTGAAAATACATCTTTGTTATCAAAAAAAATTCAAAATATAGAATTAATTCAGACAATTTTAATATATTCATTAGCTATTGTTTCAATCCTATTTGTTTTACAAATTATGAAAATAAACTGGGGATTAAGATGGTATAGCACCATGTATTTAATTGGATTTATTTCTGTATATGTCGGTTGTATGATTTGGATTCGTAAGCGTACACTTATGCTGACTGAAGGCATGCTTATGAATTTAATTACTTTATGTATTATTGGTATGCTTATTGGAGCAAGAGCTGCTTACGTATTTGTTTATAACTGGGATTTTTATAAAACACGTCCTTTAGATGCCATAGCAACATGGGAAGGTGGCTTGTCTTTTCATGGTGGTATTATTGGTGTTTCTTTAGCTATTTTATATTATTGCCGAAAATACAAAATTCCATTTTTTCATTTAACCGATAAACTTGTTCGCGTGATCCCAATTGGAATTGGAATGGGACGTATTGGAAATTTTTTAAATGGAGAATTATGGGGTAGACCGATTGAAGGCAACGTACCTTGGGCTATCATTTTTCCTGAAGGTGGTGCGGTAGCAAGACATCCAAGTCAAATATACCAAAGTCTCGGTGAAGGTTGGGGTTTATTTATAACCTTATATATTATTTCAAGATGGAAACAAAAAGAAGGAACTATTTCTGCTTGTTTTGTTATTTTTTACTGTCTCTATCGTTTTATTGTTGAATATTTTAGAGCTGCCGATGCACAAATTAGTTATCTTTATTTATCAAATTTCTCTTGGGCTCCTTTAAATGCTTATCCAAATGCTTCTTGGTGGCAAATATTAACAATGGGTCAAATATTATGCTTATGTTTCCTTATATCTGGATTAATAATGCTTTATTTTACTCGTAAAAATATATTAGAATATAGTTCAGAGTGGACAAAAAGAATTGAAGAATTTCATAAAATGCATGCAGCAGAGAATAGTAAAAAATGA
- a CDS encoding transglycosylase domain-containing protein, which produces MKKIIFLFLFLIFVSCIPIFAGIGYVAWQVYAGNYSDFEKTRIIEILSKETVLYYADGQSQLGSLFGQEHRIYVNIDQIPQTMKDSIVAAEDEDFYTNVGIDPKGILRAAIHNIIFKTRQGASTITQQTVKNLFGRKETDIYTKFQEMINAFKLEKMYSKEQILEFYLNQFHVTGNGRGVGVAAKYYFNKNVEDLNLIESAFIAGSVKGPEKYNPFTKTSVVGQEKARREALIRKNYVLERLLKTQKITKQQYDDSIKEPVPFNQGKFQFNELAVNQIILKQLSRPEILSAIGANNVDEVGTMGLRLTTTLEKDIQGAAQYGLRQNLSRIQIILNGFSAEPQSNFVNIQKPELYGFYVGKIENIDKSPESEKVTISFGIPTCTINTDAINRVSLVSDQPFRRGKKKSVESLLNSMHVGQYVLTSVTKIKSDGTMFCDLESRPRVQGAAIVLDKGKIIAMAGGFSSSEYNRAIFAERQPGSSFKTPVYYAAQQLGWTVLDPLSNIRDAFTWQGVFYYPRPDHAITSLETTILGAGAKSENLASVWLLKHLLDKLSYDQYLDLLNFLEITGNGKSIEQTLSLIANKFNASADNEIYIKSGILEKVKSDLLSDLSVVGNSRLKVFLRTLHFGNGFDKQEQILTDEKELPPKEKELRLNILKNNLIRWNKSASQARKAIDSLNKIVSGSPISETDRDYFSSFAKTEDGTLVFQSQNPWRPEVTINIVPPVRATLMSIDSLLTYVRANPSSLNISNVLLDGVVPLSILDNINSEIAKKWKEVQSAPPLERLFWNADFRYSLGMYYAANMVNDMGVQEPMKWVPSFSLGSNDVTLADLALMYQTFLTGKTYRYFNIAQPNQLLLIKRIEDASGNLLWEAKAKEYQFSDNFYSASMLNTLRGTVTGGTAYVLNKSIVLRSNDDEIDKQLLESQIKVPAFGKTGTTNEYKNGTYIGFLPYPNSKGDILSPDNAYTIASYIGYDSNEPMVRKGYRVYGGAAIPAWEEIALAIIKDQDFAEKLDWKYLISKKAHNIPFDYGSGLSQVVVPINSWVSVSSQDPEEDNDTTQADNPYANDYSDTGQRLFKVYLPGSTSDGIFVPKRRVSFYTPIPPPQAQVVSLGVTEQTEGNEKNQQQNAPVIPVPLSSISGKADTNSDKSSLNSADDEELPKARAGDKGLGDDLPPPPPVLKLKP; this is translated from the coding sequence ATGAAAAAGATTATTTTTTTGTTTTTATTTTTAATTTTTGTTTCTTGTATTCCGATTTTTGCAGGTATTGGTTATGTCGCTTGGCAAGTGTATGCGGGAAATTATTCTGATTTTGAAAAAACAAGAATAATTGAAATATTATCGAAAGAGACTGTTTTATATTATGCTGATGGGCAATCACAACTTGGTAGTTTATTTGGCCAAGAACATAGAATTTATGTAAATATTGATCAAATTCCTCAGACAATGAAAGATTCCATTGTTGCTGCTGAAGATGAAGATTTTTATACGAATGTTGGTATAGATCCCAAAGGTATTTTGCGAGCAGCTATTCATAATATTATATTTAAAACAAGGCAGGGTGCCTCTACAATTACGCAACAAACAGTAAAAAATCTTTTTGGGCGTAAAGAAACAGATATTTATACTAAGTTTCAAGAAATGATTAATGCATTTAAATTAGAAAAAATGTATTCAAAAGAGCAAATTCTTGAGTTTTATTTAAATCAATTTCATGTAACTGGAAATGGGCGTGGTGTTGGTGTTGCTGCAAAATATTACTTTAATAAAAATGTCGAAGATTTAAATTTAATAGAATCTGCTTTTATTGCAGGAAGTGTAAAAGGACCTGAAAAATATAATCCCTTTACGAAAACTTCTGTTGTAGGTCAGGAAAAAGCAAGAAGAGAAGCTTTAATTCGAAAAAATTATGTTCTAGAAAGACTTCTCAAAACTCAAAAAATAACGAAACAACAATATGATGATTCTATAAAAGAACCTGTTCCTTTTAATCAAGGAAAGTTTCAGTTTAATGAACTTGCGGTTAATCAAATTATTTTAAAACAACTTTCACGTCCTGAAATATTATCAGCCATAGGCGCAAATAATGTCGATGAAGTTGGTACAATGGGTCTTCGTTTAACCACAACTCTTGAAAAAGATATTCAAGGGGCAGCTCAATATGGTTTAAGACAAAACTTAAGTCGAATTCAAATTATTCTAAATGGTTTTAGTGCAGAACCACAATCCAATTTTGTTAATATTCAAAAACCAGAATTATATGGTTTTTATGTGGGTAAAATTGAAAATATAGATAAATCACCAGAAAGCGAAAAAGTAACTATTAGTTTTGGTATTCCTACTTGTACAATAAATACAGATGCTATAAATCGTGTTTCTTTAGTGTCGGATCAGCCTTTTAGACGCGGTAAAAAGAAATCCGTAGAGAGTCTCTTAAATTCAATGCATGTTGGCCAATATGTTTTAACAAGTGTTACAAAAATCAAATCTGATGGCACTATGTTTTGTGATTTAGAATCAAGGCCAAGAGTTCAAGGGGCTGCTATTGTTCTTGATAAAGGTAAAATTATTGCAATGGCCGGTGGCTTTTCTTCCAGTGAATATAACCGAGCTATTTTTGCAGAAAGACAACCAGGTTCTTCATTTAAAACTCCAGTTTATTATGCAGCTCAACAATTAGGATGGACTGTCTTAGATCCTCTTTCCAATATTAGAGATGCCTTTACTTGGCAAGGCGTATTTTACTATCCTAGACCAGACCATGCTATTACAAGTTTAGAAACCACAATATTGGGTGCTGGCGCAAAGTCTGAAAACTTAGCTAGTGTTTGGTTATTAAAACATTTGTTAGATAAATTAAGTTATGACCAATATTTAGATTTATTAAATTTCCTAGAAATTACGGGTAACGGAAAGTCTATTGAACAAACTTTATCTTTAATTGCGAATAAGTTTAATGCTTCTGCAGATAATGAAATTTATATTAAGTCTGGGATTCTTGAAAAAGTTAAATCGGATTTACTTTCCGATTTATCTGTTGTTGGAAATTCTAGATTAAAAGTTTTTTTAAGAACATTACATTTTGGAAATGGTTTTGATAAACAAGAACAAATATTAACTGATGAAAAAGAACTACCCCCAAAAGAAAAAGAATTAAGATTAAATATTTTAAAAAATAATTTAATCAGATGGAATAAATCTGCTTCTCAAGCTCGTAAAGCTATAGACTCCTTAAATAAAATTGTTAGTGGTTCTCCTATATCAGAAACAGATAGAGATTATTTTTCTTCATTTGCAAAAACAGAAGATGGAACCCTTGTTTTCCAATCTCAAAACCCTTGGCGTCCTGAGGTAACAATCAATATTGTTCCGCCTGTACGTGCAACCCTAATGAGTATTGATTCTTTATTAACTTATGTAAGAGCAAATCCAAGTAGTTTAAATATTTCAAATGTATTATTAGACGGCGTTGTTCCTTTATCTATTTTAGATAATATAAACTCAGAAATTGCTAAAAAATGGAAAGAAGTTCAGTCAGCGCCACCGTTAGAAAGACTCTTTTGGAATGCAGATTTTAGATACTCTTTAGGTATGTATTATGCGGCAAATATGGTTAATGATATGGGTGTTCAAGAACCAATGAAATGGGTTCCATCGTTCTCTCTAGGTTCAAATGATGTTACTTTAGCGGATCTTGCTTTAATGTACCAAACATTTTTAACTGGAAAAACCTATCGTTATTTTAATATTGCACAACCAAATCAGTTGTTGTTAATTAAACGCATAGAAGATGCAAGTGGCAACTTACTATGGGAAGCAAAAGCAAAAGAGTATCAATTTTCAGATAATTTTTATTCCGCATCTATGCTTAATACTTTAAGGGGAACCGTTACTGGCGGGACTGCATATGTCTTAAATAAGAGTATTGTTTTAAGATCTAATGATGATGAAATTGATAAACAATTATTAGAATCACAAATAAAAGTTCCTGCTTTTGGTAAAACAGGAACAACAAATGAATATAAAAATGGTACCTACATTGGATTTTTACCTTATCCAAATTCAAAAGGTGACATACTTTCGCCAGATAATGCTTATACAATTGCTTCTTATATTGGCTACGATAGTAATGAACCAATGGTCCGCAAAGGATATCGTGTTTATGGTGGTGCTGCCATTCCTGCCTGGGAAGAAATTGCACTCGCTATTATAAAAGACCAAGATTTTGCAGAAAAATTAGATTGGAAATATTTAATTAGTAAAAAAGCTCATAATATTCCATTTGATTATGGTTCTGGTTTATCACAGGTTGTTGTTCCTATAAACTCTTGGGTTTCTGTATCTTCTCAAGATCCAGAAGAAGACAATGATACCACTCAAGCAGATAATCCATATGCAAATGATTATTCAGATACAGGTCAAAGATTATTTAAAGTTTATTTACCAGGATCTACTTCAGACGGTATTTTTGTTCCTAAAAGAAGAGTTTCATTTTATACCCCAATTCCACCTCCACAAGCACAGGTTGTAAGTCTTGGCGTAACAGAACAAACAGAAGGTAACGAAAAAAATCAGCAACAAAATGCTCCTGTAATTCCTGTTCCTTTATCCAGTATTTCAGGAAAAGCCGATACAAATAGCGATAAAAGTTCTTTAAATTCTGCTGATGATGAAGAATTACCAAAAGCTCGGGCAGGTGATAAAGGTTTAGGTGACGATCTTCCTCCACCGCCTCCTGTTTTAAAACTTAAGCCGTAG
- a CDS encoding response regulator — protein MIQIRNIYWRFPFFLVSKKSLSVLLILSILILYYNKNILDQKLLLTFYCISAWIITATFLLFKLVYISGINQYSLYSKIVAVYAVLSWLELSILLINDPTLTKIVPFIQKIPLLFFYMYIIVYKYKYKMKVNRMEPWITGIYYITIPYLILSIYNYFIPNNAGKFIEVFTLFYIDLIAFSHAISVSLQEYLRLGKLQDDMEKRNIEILQFAEKAKESTRMKGEFLANMSHELRTPLNGILGSATLLIGTKLNQEQRNYLETLRICGNNLLVIINEILDYSKIEANKLELEHIPFEINSCIENVFELLAPAAAAQETDLIYFIDYDVPKIIVSDYTRVQQVLTHLVDNAIKFTNKGHALVKVSNEKKDKGKFLIRFEIIDTGRGISRKDINKLFKSFSQIDDSSTRKYGGTGLGLSIAKRLTELMGGVIGVKSESGKGSTFTFTVAVDFEEAEKLSFEKDKENEPKMLHLQNKIAFIVEKNPIQLEAIRLKLEKWGLEAYTASSNLEAIEIPSQVPPNFVIISIDDFDYEKLRSDLISKYMDQTIIFLAILKNSSIYYSEEKFLPKGFASAINKPIRISQILEALIDTSTAKQKGSIAGIKLDQSKVSDLYPLRILVAEDNVVNQKLITNMLKKFGYLCDIVANGNEVLEALTRNQYDIILMDVQMPDLDGIEATKRIVIKYPKSASRPHIIAMTAHARGAEGQVCLDAGMEGYLGKPIDMKELKQVLEFWGNKVNKLKSTA, from the coding sequence ATGATACAAATTAGAAATATTTATTGGAGATTCCCTTTTTTCCTGGTAAGTAAAAAATCACTTTCCGTTCTTCTAATTTTATCTATTTTAATATTATATTATAATAAAAATATTTTAGATCAAAAACTATTACTAACATTTTATTGTATATCTGCATGGATTATTACAGCAACATTTTTATTATTTAAATTAGTTTATATTAGTGGAATAAATCAATATTCACTTTATTCAAAAATTGTGGCGGTTTATGCTGTTTTATCCTGGCTCGAATTATCAATCCTTCTTATAAACGATCCTACATTAACTAAAATCGTTCCATTTATTCAAAAAATTCCTCTATTATTTTTTTATATGTACATAATTGTATATAAATATAAATATAAAATGAAAGTAAATAGAATGGAGCCTTGGATTACAGGTATATACTATATAACAATTCCTTATTTAATTTTATCAATATACAATTATTTTATTCCTAACAATGCAGGAAAATTCATAGAAGTTTTTACTTTGTTTTACATAGATTTAATTGCTTTTTCTCATGCTATTTCTGTTTCTTTACAAGAATATTTAAGGCTTGGAAAACTTCAAGATGACATGGAAAAAAGAAATATTGAAATTTTACAGTTTGCAGAAAAAGCAAAAGAATCGACAAGAATGAAAGGCGAATTTTTAGCCAATATGAGCCATGAATTAAGAACGCCTCTTAATGGTATTTTAGGATCTGCAACTCTTTTAATAGGTACAAAATTAAATCAAGAACAAAGAAATTATCTTGAAACTTTAAGAATATGCGGTAATAATTTACTTGTTATTATTAATGAAATTTTAGACTATTCAAAAATTGAGGCTAATAAACTAGAGTTAGAACATATTCCCTTTGAAATAAATTCTTGTATTGAAAATGTATTTGAATTACTTGCCCCTGCTGCTGCTGCACAAGAAACAGATTTAATTTATTTTATTGACTATGATGTTCCAAAAATAATTGTAAGTGATTATACTCGAGTTCAGCAAGTACTAACTCATTTAGTAGACAATGCCATCAAATTTACAAATAAAGGTCATGCTTTAGTAAAAGTCAGCAATGAAAAAAAAGATAAAGGAAAGTTTTTAATTAGATTTGAAATTATTGATACTGGTAGAGGTATATCAAGAAAAGATATTAATAAACTATTTAAATCATTTTCACAAATTGATGACTCATCAACTCGAAAATATGGTGGAACAGGTTTGGGATTGAGCATTGCAAAACGACTTACCGAATTAATGGGTGGTGTTATAGGAGTTAAAAGCGAATCTGGAAAAGGCTCTACATTTACTTTTACTGTTGCTGTCGATTTTGAGGAAGCAGAAAAATTAAGCTTTGAAAAAGATAAAGAAAATGAACCTAAAATGTTACATTTGCAAAATAAAATTGCTTTTATTGTTGAAAAAAATCCAATTCAACTCGAAGCAATTAGGCTGAAATTAGAAAAATGGGGACTAGAAGCATATACGGCATCAAGCAACTTAGAAGCAATCGAAATTCCATCTCAAGTCCCACCAAACTTTGTTATTATATCTATTGATGATTTTGATTATGAAAAATTAAGATCCGATTTAATATCAAAATATATGGATCAAACAATTATCTTTTTAGCCATATTAAAGAACTCTAGTATTTATTATTCAGAAGAAAAGTTTTTACCAAAAGGTTTTGCTTCGGCAATAAATAAACCAATTCGTATATCTCAAATTTTAGAGGCTTTGATCGATACTTCCACAGCAAAACAAAAAGGAAGTATTGCTGGTATAAAACTAGATCAATCCAAAGTTTCTGACTTATATCCTTTAAGAATCCTTGTTGCGGAAGATAATGTAGTGAATCAAAAATTAATTACAAACATGCTAAAAAAATTTGGTTACCTTTGCGATATCGTTGCAAATGGAAATGAAGTTTTAGAAGCCTTAACACGAAATCAATATGATATTATTTTAATGGACGTACAAATGCCAGACTTAGACGGCATAGAAGCTACAAAAAGAATTGTTATTAAATATCCAAAAAGTGCGAGCCGCCCTCATATTATTGCGATGACAGCACACGCACGCGGTGCCGAAGGACAGGTTTGTTTAGATGCAGGAATGGAAGGTTACTTAGGAAAACCAATTGATATGAAAGAACTCAAGCAAGTGCTTGAGTTCTGGGGAAACAAAGTGAACAAATTAAAATCTACGGCTTAA
- a CDS encoding response regulator has protein sequence MFCYLEEKIQSLNIGKRRLFTMGTILCALFLGYFANYYTSESIFKSFENIIFIGNMLFSFSLISFFSFRRKFSKRPYSKIHYFSQSFIILSLITIVFMDNNVITFQEKDKIISIINIFIWYAVSLNISIIYSISKNNRMEYFVRNKTNPIVYLIFISLLSIPLINLLNLNLIILLGIIQIAPIASLITSVENMPQKNEKNELIYLTLFIAIFCSCYSLGIAISPIKIQSHLLNELALMLVLSTLSLRNHIKLTTEFNKIHEFSITLARKMGELSLMHIEAQKSEIAKENFLATMSHEIRTPVNGIIGHAELLNDTNINEEQKRLLSMITISSNNLMKLINEVLDLPNLISGHIILSKEKIDVSELVESVIDVVSPKSFEKGLDLTYFIEPSVPQEIIGDHKRIGQILLNLCNNALKFTEKGEVFIGVTQIDQLDEKHVELLFEVKDTGIGIPANKIKKLFKAYSQTDASISRKFGGTGLGLAISAQLIELMKGKIWVESIVGKGTRFLFTLKSEIPSEFSPPSYNISNLSGLKCLVISENPTMRYILGRRFKQWKMGAKIVSKFEEAQSIIGIEEFRVLIVDIVSESKKAVMFLKANQINPTGRIPSIALISLGKNATPDLHQIANETITKPLKTETLAKTIAKIINRKEAPKDIPLTIQTQTEIPTINAFNKNLPLDKIKSLKILVAEDNPVNQKLIKSVLTKMGFTPKLVENGRLAVEEEEKEKYDLILMDLQMPEMDGINATKNIIINARKRTRPKIIAVTANAMPGDKERCIDAGMDDYISKPIQFQLLSEKIAQWINLDNLAESKNENDTSKKEISNQITTPNTGVLPMNSEKTPQTLKILVAEDNAVNQKLIISILKKLGYSATLVENGLLAYEACLKEKYDIIIMDLQMPVMDGLDASRKIKSSDTINPKPIIIALTANAMTGDKERCLGAGMDDYMTKPIQIKILEENLKKWGNIK, from the coding sequence ATGTTTTGTTATTTGGAAGAAAAAATCCAAAGTCTAAATATAGGAAAAAGAAGGCTCTTTACCATGGGCACAATTCTTTGTGCCTTATTCTTAGGTTATTTTGCAAACTATTATACTTCTGAAAGTATTTTTAAATCTTTCGAAAATATTATTTTTATTGGAAATATGCTATTCTCTTTTTCCTTAATTTCTTTTTTCTCATTTAGAAGAAAATTTTCAAAAAGACCTTATTCTAAAATACATTATTTTTCTCAATCATTTATTATACTATCTTTAATTACAATTGTTTTTATGGATAATAATGTTATAACATTCCAAGAAAAAGATAAAATAATTTCAATTATTAATATATTTATTTGGTATGCGGTATCTTTAAATATATCTATTATTTATTCTATTAGCAAAAATAATAGAATGGAATATTTTGTAAGAAACAAAACAAATCCTATAGTTTATCTAATTTTTATATCACTTTTATCTATCCCTTTAATTAATTTACTTAATTTAAACTTAATTATTTTATTAGGTATTATTCAAATAGCACCCATAGCATCTTTAATAACATCTGTTGAAAATATGCCTCAGAAAAACGAGAAAAACGAACTTATTTATTTGACTCTATTTATCGCTATTTTTTGTTCTTGTTATTCATTAGGAATTGCAATAAGCCCTATTAAAATTCAAAGCCATTTATTAAATGAATTAGCTCTTATGCTAGTATTGAGTACATTATCACTTAGAAACCATATAAAATTAACAACAGAATTTAATAAAATCCATGAATTCTCAATTACCCTTGCTAGAAAAATGGGTGAATTGAGTTTAATGCATATAGAAGCACAAAAATCTGAAATTGCAAAAGAGAATTTTTTAGCCACAATGAGTCATGAAATTAGAACTCCAGTTAATGGAATTATTGGCCATGCTGAACTTTTGAATGACACTAATATCAATGAAGAACAAAAACGATTATTAAGCATGATAACAATTAGCAGCAACAATTTAATGAAGTTAATTAATGAAGTACTCGATTTACCAAATTTAATCTCTGGACATATTATTTTAAGTAAAGAAAAAATTGATGTTTCTGAACTTGTCGAAAGTGTCATTGACGTTGTAAGCCCAAAAAGTTTTGAAAAGGGTTTAGATTTAACTTATTTTATTGAACCATCTGTCCCCCAAGAAATTATTGGTGATCACAAAAGAATTGGACAAATTTTACTAAACTTATGTAATAATGCGCTAAAATTTACTGAAAAAGGTGAAGTTTTTATTGGCGTAACACAAATAGATCAATTAGATGAAAAACATGTTGAACTTTTATTTGAAGTAAAAGATACGGGTATTGGAATTCCTGCAAATAAAATTAAAAAATTATTTAAAGCCTATTCACAAACAGACGCTTCAATTTCTAGAAAATTTGGTGGCACTGGTCTTGGTCTTGCTATTTCTGCTCAATTAATTGAACTTATGAAAGGAAAAATTTGGGTTGAAAGTATTGTAGGAAAAGGAACCCGATTTTTATTTACTCTAAAAAGCGAAATTCCGTCTGAGTTTTCACCACCGAGCTATAATATTTCTAATTTAAGTGGTTTAAAATGCCTTGTCATTTCTGAAAACCCAACTATGCGGTATATTTTAGGAAGAAGATTTAAACAATGGAAAATGGGTGCAAAAATTGTTTCTAAATTTGAAGAAGCACAAAGCATTATTGGAATTGAGGAATTTAGAGTATTAATTGTAGATATTGTAAGTGAAAGCAAAAAAGCGGTCATGTTTTTAAAAGCGAATCAAATAAACCCTACAGGAAGAATTCCTTCCATTGCTCTTATCTCTTTAGGAAAAAATGCTACTCCCGATTTACATCAAATTGCAAATGAAACAATTACAAAACCACTTAAAACAGAAACATTAGCAAAAACAATTGCAAAAATTATAAATAGAAAAGAAGCTCCAAAAGATATTCCTTTAACAATACAAACTCAAACTGAAATTCCAACAATTAACGCATTTAATAAAAATTTACCTTTAGATAAAATCAAAAGTTTAAAAATTCTTGTTGCTGAAGATAATCCTGTAAATCAAAAATTAATTAAAAGTGTTTTGACCAAAATGGGATTTACTCCTAAATTAGTAGAAAATGGAAGACTTGCAGTTGAAGAAGAAGAAAAAGAAAAATATGACCTTATTTTAATGGATCTCCAAATGCCAGAAATGGACGGCATTAACGCTACTAAAAATATAATTATTAATGCCCGCAAAAGAACTCGCCCTAAAATTATTGCCGTAACAGCAAATGCCATGCCAGGTGATAAAGAAAGATGTATTGATGCTGGAATGGATGATTATATTTCTAAGCCTATTCAATTTCAATTATTATCAGAAAAAATTGCTCAGTGGATTAATTTAGATAATTTAGCAGAATCAAAAAATGAAAATGATACAAGTAAAAAAGAAATATCAAACCAAATTACAACTCCAAATACAGGAGTCCTTCCAATGAATAGTGAAAAAACACCACAAACTCTAAAAATACTTGTCGCAGAAGACAATGCTGTAAATCAAAAACTAATCATAAGTATTTTAAAAAAATTAGGGTACAGTGCTACCTTAGTTGAAAATGGACTTCTTGCTTATGAAGCTTGCTTAAAAGAAAAATATGACATTATTATTATGGATCTTCAAATGCCCGTTATGGATGGACTTGATGCCAGTAGAAAAATAAAATCAAGCGATACCATAAATCCCAAGCCAATCATTATTGCCTTAACAGCAAACGCCATGACAGGAGATAAAGAAAGATGCCTTGGAGCAGGAATGGATGATTATATGACAAAACCAATACAAATTAAAATATTGGAAGAAAATTTAAAAAAATGGGGAAATATAAAGTAA
- a CDS encoding DUF6901 family protein — protein MSKIVYKFIFEDKRESIFTVDIDRIGSIIENKENNDVEWTNLEFNKCTNCPLKLDEHKKCPPALDVQLAMREFHSVLSTEKIQTYVESENRTYYKECDAQTALKALIGLIMATSSCPILKDLKGMAYYHLPFASMEETVFRTVSSYLLKQYFKVKEGEVPDWTLENLPNYFDQIQIVNVCFFERIKVASKADANLNAIVSFSSQSQLLSLAIEEYLDVLKSQFVTF, from the coding sequence TTGTCAAAAATTGTCTATAAATTTATCTTTGAAGATAAACGTGAGTCTATTTTTACGGTAGATATAGACAGAATTGGTTCTATTATTGAAAATAAAGAAAATAATGATGTTGAATGGACAAACTTAGAGTTTAATAAATGTACAAACTGTCCTTTGAAATTAGATGAACATAAAAAATGCCCACCTGCTTTAGATGTTCAGTTAGCTATGCGAGAGTTTCATTCTGTTTTATCTACAGAGAAAATTCAAACTTATGTGGAATCAGAAAATCGGACATATTATAAGGAATGCGATGCACAAACCGCTTTAAAAGCTCTTATTGGTCTTATTATGGCAACCAGTTCTTGTCCAATTCTAAAAGATTTAAAAGGAATGGCATATTATCATTTGCCTTTTGCTTCTATGGAAGAAACTGTTTTTAGAACTGTTTCTTCTTATTTATTAAAACAATATTTTAAAGTAAAAGAAGGGGAAGTACCTGATTGGACTTTAGAAAATTTGCCTAATTATTTTGATCAAATTCAAATTGTAAATGTTTGTTTTTTTGAAAGAATCAAAGTAGCCAGTAAAGCGGATGCAAATTTAAATGCCATAGTATCTTTTTCTTCACAATCTCAATTGCTTTCTTTAGCAATAGAAGAGTATTTAGATGTTTTGAAAAGTCAGTTTGTGACTTTCTAG